In one window of Henckelia pumila isolate YLH828 chromosome 1, ASM3356847v2, whole genome shotgun sequence DNA:
- the LOC140874333 gene encoding uncharacterized protein gives MQRAWMSCPRGSLEYRVGVLHFLRHAFSDMSHEVTKPCPCCKCINALNHDRETIYEHLIINGILPDYHVWTFHGEKRIVQSRDGMISGLEVLGKNVSEVNNNQPMGQETLCEEFQIGEGSTMNNDDCIGASASHISMDPNVADFYQLIEEGKQPLYDGCNKISKLDFLVELFQLKVSSKWSDKSFTMLLEFLRRVLPSEAQIPNSFYEAKKLISKLGLHYEKIHACPNDCVIYWGEDEKEQTCRVCNLSRWKTLSKQHKQSRQGGKKRLQVKTPAKVFWYFPLKPRLQRFFMSSKTSESMQWHFKKRVSDGNLRHPADSPAWRAFDERHCEFASDPRNVRLGLATDGFNPFKNQSTSHSTWPIVLMPYNLPPWESMKPHSIILSTLIPGPKAPGNDIDVYLRPLLSELKDLWQNGIATYDACSNKMFQMRAALLWTISDFPGLGCLSGWNTYAKNACPSCADKTDALYLKHGKKWSFRGHRRFLPLDSHIRKMTSYGKPEQHHLDLMPLSGSEVLLMTQNRNVVFGKSNASKPSTRVQTGSIEQMWRKQSIFFSLPYWEFNLIRHNLDPMHIEKNVCDNILGTLLNDSNKSKDNAAARRDLKILGIMRQLWPRTQSNGTDYLPPACYCMSKEEKKLFCSVLKEIRVPDGMSSNISKCVDVGRSKIMGLKSHDCHIIMEQFLPIALRRVLSRKVTAPLIVLCEYFRIVCAKTLQEDELLKAEEGIILALCQLERIFPPSFFTVMVHLVVHLASEARIAGPVPYRWMYPIERYLGKLKDFVRNRARPEANIAEAYLADECVVFCSRYLNDTSSLYNHGVRHKDTPSDEFPSLPMFPKVGRPTKGRQVITLDKTTLDQAHRYILSNCAILQPYREELKGDLKRKHRYGRRPTDSQLDDMVRMQFAEWFAKRVDRANERVDDLDLRALARGPNSVALSYHGFNVNGFAFRTVESEQNKKVQNSGVMVQSVHDNDDHESIYYGRLTNIISLDYTSSGRIILFRCDWVNTNAGTKIDPFGFTMVNFSRLIHTGEREEHEPFILASQAQMVYYVRDPKDEDWYCAIHHTPRDTYNMGDEDDIDTLHFIPNNISNMQSLLGDMNSVDVELIRTDLEGSIVNGISVVDMENDDEDLS, from the exons ATGCAAAGGGCATGGATGAGCTGCCCTCGTGGCAGTCTAGAATATCGGGTGGGAGTCCTACATTTTTTGCGTCATGCATTTTCTGACATGTCTCATGAAGTTACAAAACCGTGTCCTTGCTGTAAATGCATAAATGCATTGAACCATGATCGTGAGACAATATATGAACATCTGATCATTAACGGTATCTTACCTGATTATCATGTTTGGACTTTTCATGGAGAAAAAAGGATTGTACAGTCTCGCGACGGTATGATCAGTGGGCTGGAGGTTTTAGGTAAGAATGTATCTGAGGTGAATAACAATCAACCAATGGGACAAGAAACATTATGTGAAGAGTTTCAGATAGGTGAAGGATCGACTATGAATAATGACGACTGCATTGGTGCATCTGCGAGTCATATATCAATGGATCCTAATGTGGCAGATTTTTATCAATTGATAGAAGAAGGAAAACAACCTTTATATGATGGGTGCAATAAGATTTCGAAATTGGATTTTCTTGTTGAGTTATTTCAGTTGAAAGTGAGCAGCAAATGGAGCGATAAATCCTTTACGATGTTATTGGAATTTCTTCGACGAGTACTTCCCTCTGAAGCACAAATACCAAATTCTTTTTATGAAGCAAAGAAACTAATTTCTAAATTAGGACTGCATTATGAAAAAATTCATGCTTGCCCAAATGATTGCGTGATTTATTGGGGAGAAGATGAGAAGGAACAAACTTGCAGAGTATGTAATCTTTCGAGATGGAAAACCTTATCGAAGCAGCACAAGCAATCTCGTCAAGGAGGAAAAAAACGTCTTCAAGTGAAAACTCCTGCAAAGGTTTTTTGGTATTTTCCATTGAAACCAAGATTACAACGGTTTTTCATGTCTTCTAAGACTTCAGAAAGTATGCAATGGCATTTTAAAAAAAGAGTTTCTGATGGAAATCTAAGGCATCCAGCTGACTCACCGGCATGGAGAGCATTTGATGAACGCCATTGTGAGTTTGCATCAGATCCTAGAAACGTACGTTTGGGACTCGCCACGGATGGATTTAATCCATTCAAAAATCAAAGTACTTCACATAGTACTTGGCCCATTGTTTTGATGCCATACAATTTGCCACCTTGGGAATCCATGAAACCTCATTCAATTATTTTATCCACTTTAATTCCAGGTCCAAAAGCACCTGGAAATGACATTGATGTGTATTTACGTCCCTTATTGAGTGAGTTGAAAGACTTATGGCAAAATGGTATTGCCACGTATGATGCTTGCAGTAACAAAATGTTTCAAATGCGGGCTGCATTACTTTGGACAATTAGTGATTTTCCTGGTTTGGGATGTTTGTCTGGATGGAATACATATGCTAAGAATGCTTGCCCAAGTTGTGCTGATAAGACAGATGCATTGTATTTGAAGCATGGTAAGAAATGGTCATTTAGAGGGCATCGTCGATTTCTGCCTCTTGACTCGCACATTCGAAAAATGACAAGTTATGGCAAGCCAGAGCAACACCACTTAGATCTAATGCCATTGTCTGGATCTGAAGTTCTGCTAATGACCCAAAATAGAAATGTGGTGTTTGGTAAAAGTAATGCATCTAAACCATCTACACGAGTTCAAACAGGATCAATTGAACAAATGTGGAGAAAACAAAGCATATTCTTTAGTTTACCATATTGGGAGTTTAATTTGATCAGGCATAATTTGGATCCTATGCACATTGAGAAAAATGTTTGTGATAACATCCTTGGGACCCTTTTAAATGATTCGAATAAGAGCAAGGATAATGCTGCCGCACGTAGAGACTTGAAAATATTAGGAATTATGAGACAGTTATGGCCACGGACACAATCAAACGGTACCGACTACTTGCCACCTGCATGTTATTGTATGAGCAAAGAAGAGAAAAAACTATTTTGTTCAGTGTTGAAAGAAATTCGTGTTCCTGATGGCATGTCGTCTAATATTTCCAAGTGTGTAGATGTTGGGCGCTCTAAGATTATGGGTCTAAAAAGTCATGATTGTCATATCATAATGGAACAATTTCTCCCAATTGCTCTTCGTCGTGTATTATCAAGAAAGGTAACTGCACCGCTAATTGTTTTGTGTGAATACTTTAGGATAGTGTGTGCAAAGACCTTGCAAGAAGATGAACTGCTGAAGGCTGAAGAAGGAATTATATTGGCTTTGTGTCAGTTAGAAAGAATTTTTCCACCTTCATTTTTTACGGTAATGGTGCATTTGGTGGTACATCTAGCATCTGAGGCAAGAATAGCAGGCCCTGTCCCTTATCGGTGGATGTATCCAATCGAAAGATACCTTGGGAAACTAAAAGATTTTGTTAGAAATAGAGCTCGACCAGAGGCCAACATTGCAGAGGCATATTTGGCTGATGAATGTGTTGTGTTTTGTTCTCGTTATTTAAATGACACAAGTTCACTCTACAATCATGGTGTAAGACACAAAGATACACCAAGTGATGAGTTTCCTTCACTACCGATGTTTCCAAAAGTAGGACGACCTACAAAAGGGCGTCAAGTTATTACCTTGGACAAAACAACCCTGGATCAAGCTCATAGATATATTCTTTCGAACTGTGCAATATTGCAACCATATCGTGA AGAACTAAAAGGTGATTTGAAGAGAAAACATAGATATGGTCGTCGTCCAACTGATTCTCAGTTGGACGATATGGTTCGAATGCAATTTGCAGAGTGGTTTGCAAAACGA GTTGATCGAGCAAATGAAAGAGTGGATGACTTAGATCTAAGGGCTCTTGCACGTGGACCAAATTCTGTAGCATTGAGTTATCATGGGTTTAATGTTAATGGTTTTGCATTTCGCACTGTGGAATCCGAGCAAAACAAAAAGGTGCAGAATAGCGGTGTGATGGTTCAATCGGTGCATGATAATGATGATCATGAGTCGATATACTATGGTCGATTGACTAATATTATATCACTTGATTATACTTCCAGTGGGAGAATCATTCTTTTCCGGTGTGATTGGGTTAATACTAATGCTGGAACAAAAATTGATCCATTTGGATTTACGATGGTGAACTTTTCTCGCTTGATACACACAGGAGAACGTGAAGAGCATGAACCTTTTATTTTGGCTTCACAAGCCCAAATGGTTTACTATGTTCGTGATCCCAAAGATGAGGATTGGTATTGTGCAATTCATCACACACCAAGAGATACATATAACATGGGCGATGAAGATGATATTGATACTTTGCATTTTATTCCTAACAATATTTCTAATATGCAGTCGTTGTTGGGTGATATGAATAGCGTAGATGTTGAGTTAATTAGAACTGATTTGGAGGGATCGATTGTTAATGGTATATCTGTTGTGGACATGGAAAATGATGACGAAGACTTAAGTTAG